The following coding sequences lie in one Agrobacterium vitis genomic window:
- the repA gene encoding plasmid partitioning protein RepA, whose protein sequence is MAKIAPKTEAVIEGLTALMERHADALSSQLQAHHLKVFPPTSEKGIRTFGPSEASKLLGVGESYLRQIASEMPELNVSMSPGGRRIFSIEDIHVIRKHMDQIGRGNRRYLPHRRDGEQLQVISVMNFKGGSGKTTTAAHLAQYLAMRGYRVLAIDLDPQASLSALFGSQPETDVGPNETLYGAIRYDDEQVPIEQVVRGTYIPDLHLIPGNLELMEFEHDTPRALMKRKEGDTLFYGRISQAIEDIADNYDVVVIDCPPQLGYLTLSALTAATSILVTVHPQMLDVMSMNQFLAMTSNLLREIESAGAEFKFNWMRYLITRFEPSDGPQNQMVGYLRSIFGENVLNFPMLKTTAVSDAGLTNQTLFEVERGQFTRSTYDRALEAMNAVNDEIESLIKKAWGRTT, encoded by the coding sequence ATGGCGAAGATCGCCCCGAAAACTGAGGCCGTGATTGAGGGGTTGACTGCCTTGATGGAGCGTCACGCCGACGCGCTTTCCAGCCAGTTGCAAGCACATCATTTGAAAGTTTTCCCGCCGACCTCCGAAAAGGGGATTAGGACCTTCGGCCCCTCTGAAGCGTCTAAGTTGCTTGGCGTTGGGGAGTCTTATCTAAGGCAGATTGCTTCAGAAATGCCAGAGTTGAATGTCAGCATGAGCCCTGGGGGCCGGCGCATTTTCTCGATTGAAGATATCCACGTGATCCGCAAGCATATGGACCAGATCGGTCGTGGAAACCGTCGCTACCTTCCGCATCGTCGAGACGGCGAGCAGCTTCAAGTCATTTCGGTCATGAATTTCAAAGGTGGCTCGGGCAAAACGACCACCGCCGCGCATTTGGCTCAATATCTCGCAATGCGCGGCTACCGAGTGCTTGCTATCGATCTCGATCCTCAGGCAAGCTTGTCTGCGCTCTTTGGCAGCCAACCGGAGACGGACGTCGGTCCAAACGAGACCCTCTATGGCGCCATCAGATATGATGATGAGCAAGTGCCAATCGAACAGGTCGTTCGAGGAACGTATATTCCTGACCTTCATCTCATTCCCGGCAATCTCGAACTTATGGAATTTGAGCATGACACGCCCCGCGCCTTGATGAAGCGCAAGGAAGGTGACACGCTCTTCTATGGTCGCATCAGTCAAGCGATTGAAGACATTGCAGATAATTATGATGTCGTCGTCATCGATTGCCCTCCGCAACTCGGTTACCTCACGCTGTCAGCTTTGACGGCCGCGACATCCATCCTTGTTACGGTTCATCCCCAGATGCTCGATGTGATGTCAATGAACCAGTTTCTGGCAATGACATCGAACTTGCTGAGAGAAATTGAGAGCGCCGGTGCGGAGTTCAAGTTCAATTGGATGCGCTACCTTATCACCCGTTTCGAACCGAGCGATGGCCCCCAAAACCAGATGGTGGGCTATCTCCGGTCTATTTTTGGGGAAAACGTCCTTAATTTTCCAATGCTCAAAACGACGGCTGTCTCGGACGCGGGCCTGACAAACCAGACCCTTTTTGAAGTGGAACGCGGTCAATTTACACGATCAACCTATGATCGCGCCTTGGAGGCTATGAACGCCGTCAACGATGAGATTGAATCTCTGATCAAAAAAGCATGGGGTAGAACCACATGA